In Papaver somniferum cultivar HN1 chromosome 1, ASM357369v1, whole genome shotgun sequence, a genomic segment contains:
- the LOC113290531 gene encoding chaperone protein dnaJ 11, chloroplastic-like has protein sequence MFAQTSSLSSVIPNSSPFSFSSDQFSGPKSPTSPSSVRFRQPTITAAACSTYSSADTAQSPPHLFMSSASSSLYEVLGIPMGASGNELKSAYRKLARVCHPDVVAMDRKDNSADTFMKIHAAYSTLSDPEKRADYDRKLFKSASSFSFSSRQSTTSSSGYTRSRNWETDQCW, from the coding sequence ATGTTTGCTCAAACTTCCTCCCTTTCAAGTGTGATCCCCAATTCTTCTCCATTCTCGTTTTCTTCTGATCAATTTTCTGGACCTAAATCTCCTACTTCTCCATCAAGTGTTAGATTTCGTCAACCTACAATCACTGCAGCTGCTTGCAGTACTTATTCTTCTGCGGATACAGCACAATCACCGCCGCATCTGTTCATGTCTTCAGCTTCATCGTCTCTTTACGAAGTCCTTGGAATTCCGATGGGAGCTTCAGGGAATGAACTTAAATCTGCTTACCGGAAATTAGCAAGAGTTTGTCATCCAGATGTTGTCGCGATGGATAGAAAAGATAATTCTGCTGATACGTTTATGAAAATCCATGCTGCTTATTCTACTCTTTCTGATCCTGAAAAAAGAGCTGATTATGATCGAAAGTTGTTTAAATCTGCTTcatcgttttctttttcttctagacAATCGACTACGTCGTCTTCTGGTTATACCCGTAGCCGGAACTGGGAAACCGATCAGTGTTGGTAG